The following nucleotide sequence is from Lacinutrix sp. Hel_I_90.
ATTATAGAAGCGTAAATTTTGATTGGCAAAATGTACCATTTTCAACTGAAGATATTAGCACTATCCAAACCATTGAAGCTACCCTAGGATATGCTCATAAAACGCAGGGCGATTGGATTTTTGCAGCAAACGGAGGGCTAAGATTAGCCTCGAATTTTACTGGTAAAATGGTTTCAGATGACTATATCTATATTACTAATGCATATGCCATTCGAGATCGCACTAAAAACCCAAAAGAAGGCAGCAAACCTAACCGGTTAATTTTAGGATTAAGCTACTCAACAACTCCAGGTAGAGACTTCCCTCTTCCAATTATTAACTATTACAAAGAGTTTCATCCAAATTGGACCTATACCTTAGGGGTGCCAAAGACAAATGTGCGCTATAAGTTTGACGAGATCAATCATGTACAAGCTTTCCTTACGTTGGATAACTTTTTTGGAAACATTCAGAAAAATATAATTGTAGACGAAAAATTAGCTGAAAATATTTCTATGACCACTGTTTTAGGTGGTTTAGGCTACGAACATTATTTCACAGATCATTTGTTATATTACGGTTACATTGCCTATACCATTTCAAATGATTTCAGGTTGAGAGATAATGAAAGAAATGACATTTATACTATTGATGATCAACCTACAATCTATTTTAGAACAGGAATTAAATTCAAAATATAATGCCAAAAATATTAGTAATAGAAGACGAAGCAGCGATTAGAAGGGTTTTAGTGAAAATTCTTTCTGAAGAGAATGACAAATATGAAGTGGAAGAAGCGGAAGATGGACTAGCTGGAATAGAAAAAATCAAAAAAGAAGATTTCGATTTAATCCTTTGCGATATAAAAATGCCAAAAATGGATGGTGTTGAAGTATTAGAGGCTGTTAAAAAGATTAAACCCGAAATACCAATAGTTATGATTTCTGGTCATGGCGACCTTGATACTGCGGTAAATACTATGCGCTTGGGTGCTTTTGATTATATATCCAAACCACCAGATTTAAACCGCCTGTTAAATACGGTTCGTAATGCTTTAGACCGAAAAGAACTGGTGGTAGAGAATAAAATTCTTAAAACAAAAGTTAGTAAAAAATATGAAATGATAGGCAAAGGTGATGCCATTTCTCAAATTAAAGATATTATTGACAAAGTCGCACCAACTGATGCTCGTGTATTAATTACAGGACCTAATGGAACTGGTAAAGAACTAGTAGCCCATTGGTTACATGAAAAAAGTGAACGTGCTAAAGGCCCAATGATTGAAGTAAACTGTGCCGCCATACCTAGCGAATTGATAGAGAGTGAGTTATTTGGTCACGTAAAAGGAGCCTTTACAAGTGCGGTTAAAGACAGGGCTGGAAAATTTGAAGCCGCCAATGGAGGCACCATTTTTTTAGATGAAATTGGTGACATGAGCTTATCTGCACAAGCAAAAGTGTTACGCGCACTCCAAGAAAGTCGTGTGCAACGCGTGGGCAGTGATAAAGACATTAAAGTAGATGTTCGCATAATAGCAGCCACAAATAAGAATCTTAAAGAAGAAATTGAAGCAGGTAAATTCCGTGAAGATTTATATCATAGATTGGCAGTAATCCTAATTAAGGTTCCCGCTTTAAACGATAGACGAGATGACATCCCTTTATTGGTAAATCATTTTGCTAATAAAATATCTGAAGAACAAGGAACCGCACAAAAAAACTTCTCAGCAAAAGCTATAAAACTTTTGCAGGAGTATGATTGGACTGGTAATATTCGTGAATTGCGTAATGTTGTTGAGCGGTTAATCATTTTAGGTGGCACAGAAGTTAGTGAAACGGATGTTAAACTATTTGCGAGTAAATAATAGCACCCAATTAGAACGTTCTATTCATTATTAAGCGCTCTTTTTAATGGCATTTTAGCGAGTGCTGTCAAGGGCCTTGCTTAACAACAAAAGGTTATACTGCTTTATAAGACAGACAGGAGTATAAAATTAAAAGTTTTGCTCAGTCACCAAAACCTATTCATTAATGATAAAAAATAATTAGAGTGAGTGGTTCTCAGCATTATATTCGAAAAAATAATTATAGCACAAAAAAGAGGCTCAACTTTATATCATTGAGCCTCTTAATCTATAAAGATTGAATCGTTTATTTTATTCTTTACATGCCTTCAATTTACTGGTGTAGTCTTGAGAAATACTAATACTCATATCCAAGTAATACGTTTTAATTTCCTGTAAATTCTTAGCCGTCAAAACTGAGGCACTTTCTGAAGAATAAGATATTGTAGACTGACAATCACATGACTTCAATAAATCATTATAAGCCGTTATACTGCTAGTAATCGCTCTTTCATTGGAAGTAATAAACTGTTGCTTCTTTAAAAGAGATTCTTTTTTTTCCTGTTCAGCCAATTGAAGTTTAATGTCTTTTGCTTTTTGTTCTAACTCAGCCTGCTGTGCCTTTAAATCGGCCTGCTGTTGTTGCAATTCGTTTAAAGCATTTTCTCCATAATTACTGGGCTCTGAACTCACTTCTTTAGTAGTGCAAATATCATATTCGTAAAACGCTTTAAGGATCAAATTTTCTGTTTTACTTAGATAGGTTCTGGCAGTCACTAATTCTTCTGCCAATAATGCTGTTTCTAAATAAATAGCAATACTATTTGATAAATCAAGTGTATTAAAGCATTGCTCTTCCACAACTAATTTTTCTACGACCTCTATTGCATCTTTACAAATTCTAGCGTGATATTTTAAATCTTCTAAATTATATGATTCTATACCAGCAGTTACATTTTTACTCACTACACCAAGATTAAAACGCACGTTTTTAGTATTAGA
It contains:
- a CDS encoding sigma-54 dependent transcriptional regulator, whose protein sequence is MPKILVIEDEAAIRRVLVKILSEENDKYEVEEAEDGLAGIEKIKKEDFDLILCDIKMPKMDGVEVLEAVKKIKPEIPIVMISGHGDLDTAVNTMRLGAFDYISKPPDLNRLLNTVRNALDRKELVVENKILKTKVSKKYEMIGKGDAISQIKDIIDKVAPTDARVLITGPNGTGKELVAHWLHEKSERAKGPMIEVNCAAIPSELIESELFGHVKGAFTSAVKDRAGKFEAANGGTIFLDEIGDMSLSAQAKVLRALQESRVQRVGSDKDIKVDVRIIAATNKNLKEEIEAGKFREDLYHRLAVILIKVPALNDRRDDIPLLVNHFANKISEEQGTAQKNFSAKAIKLLQEYDWTGNIRELRNVVERLIILGGTEVSETDVKLFASK